GGCGAGGGTCGCGCCGGAATAGGCGCCCGCCACGACGCCCACCAGGGTGATGCCGACCTGGACCGTCGAGAGGAAGCGGGTCGGGTCCTCGATCAGCTTGAGCGCGCTGGCGGCGCCGCGGCTGCCGGACTTGGCCATGTGCTGCAGCCGCGCCTTGCGCGACGAGACGACGGCCAGCTCCGACATGGCGAACACGCCATTGAGCAGGATCAGGCCGAGGATGACGGCGATTTGACCGAACAGCATGATGGCTTCCGGTCAGACGGTCGTGCAGGCGCGACGACGCGCGCGGCCGGACGATCCATCAAGAGGTTCGGGTCGCGAGGTCGTGCGGGCGGGGCGTTTCAAGGTCAATCTCGGCTGCAAACGGCACTCTAGTGTGGCAGCGACCGCGAAGACGCACAACAGGTCACGCCCGCGAAAGGGCGAAGACGGCGTGGGAACGTCCGGACGAGGCGGGCGTTCGTACAGCCATGGATGCGCTTCTCGCCACGGTCCCGACCTGCGCCGATCCCTCGGCGCCCGATGTCGCCGAGTTGCTCCGGTCCGCCGATCGCGTCACCGCCGCCGCCCGAGCCCGCACGGACGAGCTTGACCGGTCCGGCGCCTTTCCCGACCGCGAGGTGGCTCTGCTGCATGAGACCGGCCTGCTTGCGGCGCCGCTGCCGGAGGCGCTGGGCGGTCTCGGCCTGGCCTGCGGCCGGCCGGAGGGTTTGGCGGCACTGCTGCGCCGTATCGGCAGCGGCGATCTGCCGCTCGGCCGTCTCTACGAGGGACATGTCAACGCCGCCGCCTTGATCGCCCGTTTCGGCCGCCCGGACCAGCAAGAGCGTTTCGCCCGTCTGGTACGCCAGGGGTTCATGTCGGCCGTTTGGAACGCGGAAGGCCAGGACGGGTTGCGGCTGCTCGGCGAAGGCGGCGCCCGTCGCCTCGCAGGCTCGAAGATCCTCGCCTCCGGCGCCGGCCATCTGCGGCTTCCGCTGATCACGCCGTCGCTGCCGGACCGCCGCATCGCGATGCTGTGCCCTCTGCTCGAGCCCGGCGCCCCCGGCGATCTCGGCGGCTGGCGCGTCCAGGGCATGCGCGCATCGGCGACCGGCACGGTCGACTTCACCGGTCTCGATGTGACCGAGGACGCGATCATCGGCGCTCCCGGCGACTATCTGCGCGAGCCTTGGTTCAAGGGTGGCGCCTGGCGCTTCGCCGCCGTGCAACTGGGCGCGATCGAGGGCTTGGTCGACATCCTGCGGACGCATCTGACCGAGGCCGGGCGGGACGGCGATCCGCATCAGCGCATGCGCTTCGGCGAGGCGCTGATCGCCATTCAGGGGGCTGGCGGCATGGTCCGGCGGGCAGCGGCGCTGGCCGAGACGTCCGACCGGCCGCCCGAGGAGATCGTGGCGTTCGTCGACCTGACGCGCTGCGCCGTCGAGCGGGCCGGGATGGAGGCGATCGCGATCGTGCAGCGCTCGATCGGCCTGTCGGCCATGCTGGAGCGTCATCCGGCCGAGCGGGCCATGCGCGATCTCGCGACCTATCTCCGGCAGCCCGGGCCGGATGCCGCCCTGACCAGCGCGGCGGCCTTCGTGCTGGGCGCGCGTTCCAGGCGACTGGAGGAGCTGTGGTGCATACCGTGACGGTCCGAGAGGCGCTGGGCACGCTCGAGGCCTTACCCTTCGCCGGCCTGAACACGCTGACCGGCGGCCGCCCCCTATTGGTGGTCGCGCCGCACCCGGACGACGAAAGCCTGGGCTGCGGCGGGCTGATCGCGGCGGCGCACGCAGCCGGCCAGCGCGTGCACGTCCTGGTGGTCAGCGACGGCTGCGGCTCGCATCCGGGCTCACGCGCCTATCCGCCGGACCGCCTGCGGGCCCTGCGCGAGCAGGAGGCGATCGCCGCGGTCGCCGAGCTTGGCCTCGCGGCCGACAATGTCAGCTTCCTCGGCCTGCCGGATCAGCGCGTGCCCACATCCGGGCCCGTGTTCGAGGACGCCATCGCGGCCGTCGTCCGGCTCGCCCATGCGATCGATGCCGGCGCCGTCGCGGTGACCTGGCACGAGGATCCGCATTGCGATCACCGCGCAAGCTATGCCATCGCGCACATGGCCTGCTCGCAGATGCCGCGCGTGCGGCTCTGGGCCTATCCCGTCTGGGCATGGCGTCTGCCGCCCGGCGACACGCTCCTGGGACGCCCGCGCGGCGTCCGGCTCGACATCGTGCCCTATCTGGCCGCCAAGCGCGCCGCCATCCGCGCCCATCGCTCGCAGACGACCGACCTCATCGCCGACGCCCGAAAGACCTTCCGCCTGGACGAGACCATGCTCCGCCTCGCGGACCGCCCGTTCGAGGTGTTCCTCGAGCCTTGCCCGTGAGCGGGCGGCGCACGCTGACGATCGGCGCCGACTGGTTCGAGACGCTCTACAGCGCCGATCCCGACCCCTGGCGCTTTCACGACAGTCCGTATGAGCAGGCGAAGTACGATCATACCCTGTCCGCTTTGCCGCAGGCCCGCTACGCCTCCGCGCTCGAGGTCGGCTGCTCGGTCGGCGTCCTGACGCGCCGCCTCGCCGAACGCTGCGCCGCGCTGCTCGCGGTCGATGCCGCGCCCAGCGCCGTCGACCGCGCGCGGCAGGTCAACCGCGATCTCGCCCATGTCCGCGTCGAGCGGCGCGTGCTGCCCGGCGACGCGCCGTGCGGACGATTCGACCTGATCGTCCTGTCCGAGGTGCTCTATTATTTCGACGCCGCCGACCTGCAGCGGGTCTGCGTGTGGGTCGGGCGCCGCGCGCTGCCCGATGCCGACATCGTGCTCGTGCACTGGACGGGCGCGACGGACTATCCCCTGTCCGGCGACGACGCGACCCTGCGCTTCATCGAAGGGCTGGCCGGCAGCGTCGCCGTCACGCGCCAGGAGCGTCGCCCGGCCTATCGGCTGGACGTGCTGCGTCGAGCCGGCGCAGCAGACGGCGCGCCCGACCGATCGCCCGGGGAAGATCGGCGCCCGGGATAGACTGGTGCCGGAGATGGGCGCTCGCCGCCTGGATCTGTTCCCACATGCGCCCGAAATGCGGCTCCAGCGCGATGACCGAGGCCTGGAGCGGCGGGATGCCGAGCCGTCCCGCCCAGGTCTCGACCGGTCCCCAGCCATCCTGCTCGCGCCAGGCGCGGAGGCGGCGGCGCCACGTCACGCGGCGGACGAAGCGCTCGACCGGCTCCAGCTCGGGATCGCACCACGCCTCGCTGCCGGCCGCCTGCCGGGCGAGCGTGTCCGCGAGACCGCCCGGCGCGCGGCCGACCAGGCGGCACGACGTCGCCACCTGCACGGCCGGACTGTGCCGGACCCGTGCGTCGATCCGCGTCAGCGCCTGGACCAGCGCCCGGTCCTCGCCCGCCCGCACGGCCGGCAGGCCGCCGATCCGGCGATAGTGCTCGGCACGTACGGCGAGGCTCGCGCCGCTTGCCCGGTCGTGGCACGGCCAGGGATCGTGCGGCAGCGGATCGAGACGCGCGCCGATGGCGCACAAGAGCCGCCGGTAGATCTGCTCGCGCGCGAGCGGGTCACGCAACCGCCGGGGCAAGGCCGGCTCGCCGGCGAGTGATCGCACCGTGCCGGCAACGACGTCGGCGCCGTCCGCGAACGCGTCCAGCGTCCGCCTCACCCAGTCGGCGGCGACGACCGTGTCGGCGTCGGTGGTCAGGATCGCCCCGTCGACGCGGCCCTGCGCCTCGAGTATGGCGGCGGCCTCGTCCATGGCGAGCCGCCGTGCCGTGCCGACATGGGCGTGCGGCTCGGGCAGGCGCACAGCGAGGATGCGAAGCTCGACGTCCCGCCGGCCGAGGAAGCGCTCGGCCACGGCCAGGCTGTCGTCCGTGCAGTTGTTGAGCACGAGGACGAGCGTGAGCGGCTTCGATGCGGCCGGAACATCCTGCCGGATCAGCGCATCGAGGCAGCGGCCGAGCCTGGCCGCCTCGTTGCGCACGGGAATGGCGACGACCGGATGGAGGAGGCGCGCCGTCGGGCCCGGCTGTGCGGCCGGCGGCGTGTCGAGCGGGTCGAGGCCGTCGAGGCGGATCGCGTCGAAATCGTCCATGACCCATGACAACCATCCCGGCCGTTCGCGGTTCCGCCCGAAGCGCCGGAACCGGCGTTTTTCCGCGAAGGTGTGAGCAGGCAGGACTTTGCTCTAGAGTGGCGCACCATGATGAAGCACACGGCTGGCGGAACCCGGTCGAGAACAGGCTGAGCGCACGTGGCGGAACGGACGACGACCAAGCCGGAGCGATCGAGCCGGCTGACCTGGAACCTGGCGCGGCTGCGCCGCCTCTACGCCGGCAACGACCGCCGCGCGCTCCGCCTCCAGCTGGCCTGGGTCATCCTCGACACCTGCATCCTCGCGTTCTTTCTCTATGTCGTCTTCCTGCCGCCCGCGCCCTGGATCACCACCTTGAACGTGGTGTTCGGCATCGTCCTCGCGATCGATCTGGCGATCCGGCTCGCGGTCGCGCCGACCTGGCGGGCGTGCTGGCGGCGGCCGCACAACTGGCTGGATTGCCTCGTCATCCTGTCGGCGATCGTCCCGGCCTTCTCGGCCGACTACAACCTGTTCCGCATCCTGGGCGCGTTCCGGCTGATCCACGCGCACCGTATCCTGACCCAGCTGCGGCCCCGCCTGCGCTTCGTGCGCGAGCGCGAGGAGACCTTGCGCGCGGTGATCAACTTCCTGGTCTTCGTGTTCATGATGACCGCCCTGGTCTACGTCACCCAGCGGGGCATCAACCCGGACATCGCGCACTATGTCGACGCCCTGTACTTCACGGTCACGAGCCTGACCACGACCGGCTATGGCGACATCACCCTCAAGGGACAGACCGGACGCCTGCTCGCGGTCGTGATCATGGTGCTGGGCGTCAGCCTGTTCTTCCGTCTGGCCCAGACGGTGCTGATGCCGAACAAGGTCTACTTCCCCTGCCCGGATTGCGGCCTGGAGCGGCATGACCGCGACTCGGTGCATTGCCGCCATTGCGGACGCACGCTGAACATCCCCGACGAGGGCCACGTGTAGCGCGCGGCGCCCTGCTCGTACGCCATCGTCCCTCCGCCTCGCCCAGCTGTCCCGATTACCGATGCAAGACGAATCGATCCGGCGTGCAACCGTCGCGTAATGCGGCATTCGCAAATTCAGCATGCACGTCTTCTTGAGAAGGACAGTGCACTTCGCATCGATATCTCGGATCACCAGGACACATTACTGCTGGAGCGAAAGTCATGACAGTTGTGGTTGGCAACAACGACGGCGAGACGTTGAACGGGTCGGAAGAGGCGGACGTCGTGCTCGGCCGCGGCGGCGACGACACGATCGCCGGCCTCGGCGGCAACGACTTCCTCGCCGGCGAGGCGGGCAACGACTCGATCGATACGGGCCAGGGCGACGACACCGTCAAGGGCGGCACCGGCGACGACCAGATCGGCGGCATGGCCGGCCGCGACGTCGTGTTCGGCGATGCCGGCAACGACAGGATCGCCTGGAACGACGCGGTCGGCG
Above is a genomic segment from Geminicoccaceae bacterium SCSIO 64248 containing:
- a CDS encoding acyl-CoA/acyl-ACP dehydrogenase, which codes for MDALLATVPTCADPSAPDVAELLRSADRVTAAARARTDELDRSGAFPDREVALLHETGLLAAPLPEALGGLGLACGRPEGLAALLRRIGSGDLPLGRLYEGHVNAAALIARFGRPDQQERFARLVRQGFMSAVWNAEGQDGLRLLGEGGARRLAGSKILASGAGHLRLPLITPSLPDRRIAMLCPLLEPGAPGDLGGWRVQGMRASATGTVDFTGLDVTEDAIIGAPGDYLREPWFKGGAWRFAAVQLGAIEGLVDILRTHLTEAGRDGDPHQRMRFGEALIAIQGAGGMVRRAAALAETSDRPPEEIVAFVDLTRCAVERAGMEAIAIVQRSIGLSAMLERHPAERAMRDLATYLRQPGPDAALTSAAAFVLGARSRRLEELWCIP
- a CDS encoding PIG-L family deacetylase, encoding MHTVTVREALGTLEALPFAGLNTLTGGRPLLVVAPHPDDESLGCGGLIAAAHAAGQRVHVLVVSDGCGSHPGSRAYPPDRLRALREQEAIAAVAELGLAADNVSFLGLPDQRVPTSGPVFEDAIAAVVRLAHAIDAGAVAVTWHEDPHCDHRASYAIAHMACSQMPRVRLWAYPVWAWRLPPGDTLLGRPRGVRLDIVPYLAAKRAAIRAHRSQTTDLIADARKTFRLDETMLRLADRPFEVFLEPCP
- a CDS encoding SAM-dependent methyltransferase, whose protein sequence is MSGRRTLTIGADWFETLYSADPDPWRFHDSPYEQAKYDHTLSALPQARYASALEVGCSVGVLTRRLAERCAALLAVDAAPSAVDRARQVNRDLAHVRVERRVLPGDAPCGRFDLIVLSEVLYYFDAADLQRVCVWVGRRALPDADIVLVHWTGATDYPLSGDDATLRFIEGLAGSVAVTRQERRPAYRLDVLRRAGAADGAPDRSPGEDRRPG
- a CDS encoding glycosyltransferase family A protein translates to MDDFDAIRLDGLDPLDTPPAAQPGPTARLLHPVVAIPVRNEAARLGRCLDALIRQDVPAASKPLTLVLVLNNCTDDSLAVAERFLGRRDVELRILAVRLPEPHAHVGTARRLAMDEAAAILEAQGRVDGAILTTDADTVVAADWVRRTLDAFADGADVVAGTVRSLAGEPALPRRLRDPLAREQIYRRLLCAIGARLDPLPHDPWPCHDRASGASLAVRAEHYRRIGGLPAVRAGEDRALVQALTRIDARVRHSPAVQVATSCRLVGRAPGGLADTLARQAAGSEAWCDPELEPVERFVRRVTWRRRLRAWREQDGWGPVETWAGRLGIPPLQASVIALEPHFGRMWEQIQAASAHLRHQSIPGADLPRAIGRARRLLRRLDAARPADRPGDAPGA
- a CDS encoding ion transporter; amino-acid sequence: MAERTTTKPERSSRLTWNLARLRRLYAGNDRRALRLQLAWVILDTCILAFFLYVVFLPPAPWITTLNVVFGIVLAIDLAIRLAVAPTWRACWRRPHNWLDCLVILSAIVPAFSADYNLFRILGAFRLIHAHRILTQLRPRLRFVREREETLRAVINFLVFVFMMTALVYVTQRGINPDIAHYVDALYFTVTSLTTTGYGDITLKGQTGRLLAVVIMVLGVSLFFRLAQTVLMPNKVYFPCPDCGLERHDRDSVHCRHCGRTLNIPDEGHV